The DNA region ggatatTTTCTTTGCTAATTATCAtttcattatgttttttttttgttttttttttaaagcctaAGCCATGATATGTTATACAATGTGGatttttaaaagagttaattccagcaatggtcctctgactatgttgattttccaaaattagtcatcgacttttaatttggataatttaggtctcttgactttcaaattctttccaacgttggtcctttcatcaaattttggttaaattgagttCAAATGAAGtggtaaaattgttcgttcacttgtatactcaTATTTCTTATGtcttatacgctatatatatgaatataatatcagtcgaagagacattgactgagattatatggcttcgattgagactttgactgagattatattcatatatacagcgtataggacaggagaaatacgagtaacaatacactaaacaggtgaacggacaattttaccctttcatttgacctcaacttaaccaaaatttgacgaaaggaccaacattggaaagaatttgaaagtcaagagacataaattgtccaaattaaaattcggggactaattttggaaaatcaacatagtcggaggaccattgctggaattaactcatttttaaaatgaatagtTAGAGTTGCTTCTTTTTACTCATTTCAGCTACGAATGACTAGGTACAGGAACCAAGCAAACTCCAtttggttttcttgattttaatttgagattatgtaaatattaatatcctaaattcctaattattTTGATATTCTGTAAATACCTTGCTTATCTTACTATTATGAAAGTATTTTCCAAATTTTAATATCCTTTATGTTTTACTATTCtgtttattttgatatttaaaattttttatattatgtaaaatttatttttaaataaattttaataatttatttattttactattcTATTCATTTTAATGTTAAGTAAATTTTAAGATTctgtaaatattaatatttttatttaatatgttcataagaaataaatttttagtaatatttattaatttaagttactaatataatttatcctagatttataggtgtcattccacttttagttatttttttttccaaaacattCCATTTTGGTCAttgtattattgtggcatgaccatttttggtcatttatcaacaaaatcatttaaattcacatatatacaagggcatttcagtcttcaaatAGGgagtttttcaaaaataaagtaaaaataaaaatatagcgaaTCAACCAACTTTGTacaaaagatcaaaatgtccttatatttaacgtcattttaacgattttgttgacagaggacaaaaaatggtcatattacaataataatactatgaccaaatgtgaatattctaataaaaaaagactaaaatgtgaactatcacctataaatctaggacaaaattagaattaactcaatttaaaaatgttaaaaattaaagcaaagtTGCCCAGCCACATTGCCATATTTGCTTTCAATGGAGCATATAACTCCTCTCTATAAAAGGAGAGCTTTATGCTCCCATTTGCATAGATCCTCATCAAGTAGTACATCATTTCATGTTGAATTAAAGAGAGATCGATTATCCTATTTTGGTAAACTGTTAAGTAAATTgttactatttattttttggaaaaaattaacttttcttCGTTAAGTTATACGATAATTGTAGAATTAGTTCAGAATTAATTAGTCCTTAACAAACTTCTTCCGCAAAAGACAAATCAGAATTACATGTAATCATGTAAACCTAACAAACAAAAGGATATTTTCTTTGCTAATTATCAtttcattatgtttttttttaaagcctaAACCATGATATGTTATACAATGTGgatttttaaaatgaatagtTAGAGTTGCTTCTTTTTACTCATTTCTAGCTACGAATGACGGGAGGTACAGGAACCAAGCAAACTCCATttggttattttattttattttatttgagcttatgtaatttttttttttttttgagaaggaatacttaattcattaaatcaatagcaagacaatcaacaagaaaaGAGGGAGGAGCGTCTagccactccccgcaacctgacacaGAAATGGCCTCTCTAGCAAAAGTATGGGTGGCACAATTCGCAGATCGCCTAACAAAACCAAATTGGACATCATTTATCGTGGATGCCAATTCTTTAATATCGTCAACTAGAATACCAAAAGcagaatgaaaagaattacaagATAAAGCATTAAAAAGTAGCTGGGAGTCAGTTTCCACGTCAATAGTTTCCATCTCAGTATCCTTAAGCCAACTGAGTGAGCTTATGTAAATTTtaatatcataattattttgatattGTGTAAATACCTTGTTTATATCTTACTATTATGTAAGGATtttgcaaattttaattttaatattctatAGATTTTAATATCCTTTGTATTTTACTATTCtgtttattttgatattttaaaaattttatacgtagtattatgtaaaaatttattttttaaataaattttaataaattatttagagttaatttcattttggtCTTATATGTGTCAATtcatttttactctttttttttattagaacatcctcatttagttctaatattattgtggtatgaccatttttggttatttgtcaacaaaaatacaaaatcattgaaacgtagttaaatacaaggacattttcatctttttttaaataaaaaataaaaaataggttgacccgctatattttttatatttattttgttgaaaaaattcataattgaagatcgaaatgcccttgtatttaacaacctataaatttagaacaaaaaatagaattaactcaattatttattttactattctattcattttaatattaaGTAACTTTTAAGATTctgtaaatattaatatttttatttaattatattcataagaaataaatttttagtaatatttattaatttaagttactaatataattaaaaaaaatgtttaaaaattaaagcaacGTTGCCCGGCCACATTGCCATATTTGCTTTCAAGGGATCCGAGCATATAACTCCTCTATAAAAGGAGAGCTTTATGCTCCCATTTGCATAGATCCTTATCAAGTAGTACATCATTTGATTTCATGGTTGTCatggtggttcagcacctcgtCTCTTAAAGATGAGGTTGGAGTTCAAACCCCACCTATGTGAATGGTTCTGGAACAGAGAATTAGTCTTCTAGCTGGAGGGATACATTTGGGAAAAACCCAAAACAAAAAGAGAGATCGATTATCCTATTTTGGTGAAGTGTTAAGTAAATTAttagtattctttttttttttggtttaataatgtttattcAATTACTACGTATTTGCATTTGTAAATTTGAAAGACATTTGTACGTGCTATCTCATTCAAATCACATTACTGACATTTTTTCTTTAACAATCCAATCAATAACTTTTTTCCTTCAGTTTTTAAATTCTTTCTTAATGAGTTAATTCTCAttctactttaatttcttttcaagagcgtagaaaaaataaaattatctcaACCTAGAGAATAGAAGTAAAATttgcatattaatatattttaatttaaataaacaattgtcaattatttaaattataaaatttatggattatattacacattttaatcagtttatatatatataattataaatatctaagaaaattaattattaataatcatataacacattttataaattttatcaaataaatagTTAATCAAAActatttaattacaataaattaaaatgtcaataATTGTTTTTCAAGTGATTTATAACTAGTGGTTTAAAAATCGCACCTAGGCGCCGACCGGCACCATAGATTATCACAGTAACCGGTGGTCTAGGCTAGATCGCCTAGTCgaccgattaactattgttttttttattgggttatttTTCCCAAAATGATGTCATtaactctagatgttttttaggttaatatttaatattttagtattaactactccgtattaaagttttgaatagtttataattatcaaagtcttaatttttttaaaaaaaagtaaaataattttaaaaaaatatggatGCCCAAAGGgcacctagcgattttttcaatcaTGGTTATAACTATAAACTTTGTGTACAAAGGTTTTTactaaattataaaattcactttttatttatataaccttatttatattatatcattaattaaaGGGAAATGTTTCCCACCTCTACAAAAATCACACAATATTTGTCACTCCCGACATGCTATTTATGTGTGGTTgacttttctttgttttatttttatttaaaatcttAACTTACCACAAATTGGTGCATTAGGGAGTTAGTTTGCATGAGTGGTAGATGTAAGGGAGTGAAAGATCCATCATTATCATATCTCCCATCtccattataatttataattaaatttttaaaataaaattactactacaacatataagacaaattttctattttttaattacaacttacgtCCTGGACAAAACTCTAATTCACAATGTAAAGTATATTCATCGGCTCATCGCCAATAAATCATGTGTCATCATTTCATTAAAATGTCAAGTATCATGTACGTGATTCATTGatagtatttcaaaatattagcaattaaaagttttttttttgctgatTAATATATTGATACAAATTTAAGACTAAAATGAGGTGAaagataaatgaaaaataaaattgtgcaaGAATTCATAAATTCTTACTATTGCAGGAtaatttaattaagaataatttttGAAGATGTCACACATTGAtagaaaaattaacttttttatcaAGAGAGATTAACTCATGTTTTAATCTAGGACAACTTGAAGAAAGTACGGTTGTTGTGccgtggactcaggtccaccttgcaaggtggatctgggtcCAATAGGACGTCGTCTcacaagtttttttaaaaataaaaaaaattaacggcgttaacggctcctcatcgcaacagaacacaaactctacattcacagaccctatactccatattcacaatttgaaaacttcacattcacGTATTACatggctatatgtttagtaactataataccactgttatgcattcacatatTCAAAATTCTAtcttcacaggtcctatactccatgttcacaacttgggaactccacattcacagattatagggctacaagttgctagaactctgttaactctactacagatacACACATttataactctacattcacaaattctatactccatattcacaatttgaaacctccacattcacacatttcagggctgctagaactctgttaactctactacagattcacacattcataactctacattcataaattctatactccatatttataatttgaaaccttcacattcacatatttcagggctatatgtttagtattttttttttttgttaaaaaaatagtgaaatggCGTTGTATTGGACgcaggtccacggcataatttgctaAGAAAGTATTGACCGTGAAATTTAAGAAACCGATTACAATCACAAAGTAGTTGAATTTAAACACTTAGGtcctgtttgataaataattagtctatcagtcaattttggcctAGTTGactattattaattgtttgacttggttaaaaaatcaatataaatgtttggttaataagcttttttaactccaaaatactaaatttcaaaaagttacttaaaacaaccttttcaattagccttttgaaaaagaaattatgcCAAACAACTAtgctaacaattaatttaccaaacactttttacaatcagctaatattattaattaattttatcttcTAACCTAATAAGCTAACAGTATCAGCTATCAACCATTACCAACGCTAAGCCTTAAGTATGAACTAATAGCCTTTTAAGAACCAAGGAAAGTAGGGGTGTTCAAGTAGTTAAAATCTACGGGCCAAGTGGCCAAGCCTAAACCGCCCTACCACGAGTAGATTAGGGCTAAGAATTTATGCCTTGCAAAAAAGAAGTCTCACGAGCTTTGCCCATGTAGGCTGACGAGTTGGCTACACGgctagattttaatttttatctttaaaaaaaaaaaacaaaaagtgtcCCAAGCCTTAACTATTTAACAATAGCCTAGTTCCTCTCCGTAGGCAAATTTTAGTGAGGATCATGGTCTATATAGCATTgctttttttgagtactactgactctgttacggtgtagtatctgttcatagctactttcttaacctactgaaacacaaagagtacaaagagtcaacatgAGTCAACAATTACCTCtattgaggctcaaacccacttcCATCATAcagtgagagtgtaaaccgggacatcgggtgccactagaccacaaggtctttggccatgaagtatcattctaattacaCTTTAGTTTTATTTGAGAATATTGCTCTGTTTTTTAGTATCATTTTCCACATACAATAGttttattataacaatactaaagtatcattttaattctactagaGTTTCATTTggcaatatacattattgcatgaactctattttgtagtttcatttttctaacacactagtttaattatagtaacgttaaagtattattttaattacactctatgttcattttttttgaaggtaaacgtagctattccattaattcataacataaaacgtttacatcaacgatcaatgaaatgggaaaccattccttacagtcagacatagaaacaacttctctaactatgctatagaaaacttgaatcgcagattgtttcataactaggaagctatgttccttcaaggagcttaaagcttcatcaaagatctgggtcttcatcatcattcttttttgctcacccatgataagatcaacacttgttgaaaccaaactaaacgatttatgctaatgataatgaaaagctcgtgaaagtaatgagaggaaaacacaataatagagaaaataaaaagtggtaaaacCAAAGtggggttgggagttcaagactaccaacacaaaccccaatacctacctactattattttattcaaagggaaagaaaacggaagaagaagatctgtggtagtggtcggaggcggacggagttGCAACGGTgatcggggcggaagaagagcgagagtaaacatagaaggtgaccaaaatcgcctgctcaaagctccattagagctccggcctccggccggcggtggaagccgaagttgagcagcagagaaaagctttttgttttcACTCTatgttcatttgataatatgtgTTATTGTACGACtagattttagtttcattttccacacacactaacaaaactaaagtataattttaattatactacaatttcatttgacaaataTACGTTATTGAATGAGCtctatttctttcattttccacacactaGATTTACTATAGTAACACTaaataaagtatcattttaatgtactacagtttcatttgacaaccATAGTCCGCAAAGCActatatggaccatggtctattgTATAACAATTGCCCTGTACATGATAGTTGGAAAGGGTGTCTATATTTCAATTAaaggataaaaatgaaaaatataaaaaagatagaagatgCATTCAACTATCAACAAGATGACGGTATACTATAACAAAGCATATATATCTGGGCACATGAAAATTATGCAGTCTGGTACAGAGAAAACTACAGGAAGGACAAGATTGAACATCAGCTTGGTACTGGAAGTTCAAGATTTTCTGGTCCTCTGTGATGGTGAATGAGAATGAGCTTTGTGTCAGACACTAAATTGCCAATGTACACAACTATATGTCTATACCTTCTGATAGTGTAGAGACTAGAGAGTAGCGTTGACAATAATGGTTCCTAGGAACCCCAGTTGGGAATGTTAGCAGTGGCTTCATTTACCATCTTCACCAATGTAACCTGCAACGTTCAAGATTGCTAGTGAAACTAAACTCGATAAATAAGGTCAAAGGTAAAGATTCCTATACTTGTGGGTGTACTTAGTTAATGAGGAACAGGTTTTAGTGACATACAGTTATACGCAATGTTAAgaatcccacattgataaaataagagagaacatatgagtttataaggctATGAGTTAGACTAAGTAATTAAttagattcaatcttttagtgtggtttggttCATGTGCATTATGGCCCAGTTGAGTGGCATTGACCCCTAATCTTAGATTattataacatggtatcagagctcctTTATTCTATGGTCAAGTTACATTTTCATCTGTATACAGTCTAACTGTAGGGTCAGTGTTTTACAGATTAGCAGGAGACTGATAAGAAGAGACACTATGGATCAAAATCATATACTACTACAATCAAATCCTGTACAGCAAGAGACAAAATGATTATGGTAATGTCGGGATAAATTCAGGTTAAGAAGTTCCCAACAAACAATCTTGGATAAACCGTTCTTAAAAATTTCCCAGAAGCCATAAATAATTGAAGTGGTGATGATTGCAACTAGAATGTTTTCCGAATATCACGACAACAGGTATCACTGTATAGTATACACAAAGCTAAAAGAAAGAATTATGAGGTCAAAAGAGATCATACCACACTCTCTGGAACACCAGGTGGTGGCATTGTAAGGTTTCTTGGAGGCCATATATTACCGTATGATCTCTTGTCAAATCTCCATTCTCCAATTTTTCCATAAGTTGACTTCCCCTGATATGAATGAATGTAAGCATGCTCTTCTCATCAAATTCTATCATGGAACTTTGGATATTTGTATTAatatgaatgtggagtttaaAGAGATACCTTCATATCATAATCACATCCGTAAGTGTAATGAATTATGTATGACTTGCCAATTTCTGTATCAAAAGGAGGCTGGAATGCAATATAAAAAAAGGTTATAGATTCAGGCTATGGAtaacacaaggaaaaaaaaaatctcaggCTAACTTTGCGCTCTTAGAAGTACAGTGCAAATAGTCATACCTGAATCATGAATTCTTTGTATAAGATGTTGCCAACATTATGCAATGCAGATGAAACAGCGTATGCATACCTGCATATAAAGAAGATATACGAAGGTTGAAGGTTAGTTTTTCTTCCCAATCGACAAGGGGGAATGAAATAATTTTGGTAAGATGACGGGAGGTAGATTACATCTCAAGTACCCAGCCAAAAGCTTTATCCGCTTCAGGGTCCTTCTTCATTGCCAAAGAAACATTCATCCATGTTGGAGCTATCTTTTTCAGAAGTTCCTAACAAGCATATAAAGGCAATAAAGACCGTATgataaagaagaagaggaaatacTAATTGGTAAAGAAAAATTTATGGAGTATTATGCGTACCTTCTCAACAATGACAGGAGAATTTCCAATTGGATCAATGTCAGTTATTGGCCCCTTCTCCTCTGGGAAGAACTTCCTAAGAACAGTCTCAAACTTTTTCGGTTCAATGTAAAAGAAAGGGAATGCAGCTCCAAGGCCATTCTTAGATAAGTTCGGTATGGGCTTGACAATAACATGATCTGGCTCTGCCATTAGTACGTACCTACATAAACGAAAGGGGAAGATAAGGCACTCAATGCATAGCTGTACAAAGAATCATAATACAATTAAGATGAAGCTCCAATAAAGATGCACATCTATAGTTCATACTCTTCTTCAATATTTGCTTGTTGAAGCCATTGTACAAATGCCCAAGGTCTGTTAAGGACTATGTAACCCTGAAATGCACAATCACAAACAAATTACTTCTCAGTAGTATCGCAGCCATCACTTCAAAAAGGTGAAAAAACAATGTACCCTCCAGAGGATGTTATGTATTACTTAGGTCAAAAGATTTGAAACCGCAAGAGATGTACTGAGTATCTGCTTGTCTACCGTATCTCACTCATGCAACTTCTAAGTTGTAGTTGAAGCCAGGCATATTACAAAAGAAGGATATATTCCCTTTTTGGTCCCTATTTTTTATTCTATCGGCACTTTGACCCCATAACTATAAAGGTGCTGCCTTTAGTCCCGCAGTTATACAGAGTTAGCCACCATTTGTCCCTCCATTATTAATGCTGCTAAATTTGGACTGGTTCACCAACTATGATAAACTGTATATAATTGATGGACTAATTCACAACCTTGATCATCTACCATTAGTCCCTTGACTATGCAAAATTAGCAACTTTTAGTCCTATTAAGGAGTTAAAGGTGTAAGTAACAGAGTTAGCCACCATTTGTCCCTCCATTATTAATGCTGCTAAATTTGGACTGGTTCACCAACTATGATAAACTGTATATAATTGATGGACTAATTCACAACCTTGATCATCTACCATTAGTCCCTTGACTATGCAAAATTAGCAACTTTTAGTCCTATTAAGGAGTTAAAGGTGTAAGTAACAGAGGATTAATAATAGttaattttgaatgattaaggGACAAGCAGTTACCTTAGAGGTTAAAAGGCCAAAGTGCCAGAGATGTCAAAGTATTAGAGACCGTAACAGCTAGCAACAAAATGAGGACATAAAATTTTCTATTCACTTTCTAGtacttttattgtttttttttaatcccttTTATTTCTGATAGCTGCCATTTATCTTTTGTGCACTTGCTGGTCATATTCCCCCTCTACTCCTGTTAGTCATTTAGTCTACATGAAATGAAAGCTAAGTGATGAGAGCCAAACGTATTTCTGGAATTGGAAGATTTGTTCACACATAATCTGTGTATGTTACCCTATTTATACACACACTACACAGGTTAATACCCACTTCTTCATCTAACATTCTTACTCCAACTAACATTCAATAACACAACATTCTAACCTACACATCTAACATTCTAACATAACAGTCTACTTCCATTTTTCCATCTCCTTAATTCTTAATGCACAATTTTACAATGTTCACAAATATCCTGTTTTAACCTACAGCCATTTCATCTGGCCCACAAAAGGCGAAATCCCTAGCCCCAAGAGCCTCCAGACCCTGCCGACAGGATTGTAAAGGGATAAATGATCACTCGGCAGCCCATTAAGTGAGAGGACCAGTGAGTCACCCTACAAGAGGACGAAACTCCCACACCGTGTGACCCACAATCTGACACCTAAAAACCGACTGAGCTAGAGCCACCTGTGTTGGGCGCCATTTCATCTTTATAAGGCATATCTTCGCAAAGGCAATAGCCTCAAATTGATTGTTCCAAAGAATTCATACTCAATCTAATATATCCAATTAGGCACACTACCTCAATTAGGAAAACTACTCAATCTAAATATCTAATACACATTTCTGCACTACCGAATTCCAGCTAACTTaacaaatcaacaatcaaattggcaacaaaaaataaaagcatttaAGCTTCCCCAGGAAAGGAAACGGCGAAATACCTGATCCATCCCAGAAGGGAGCGGCTGAGCAACAAAAGTAGGTATCTCATCCATGAACCTATCCGGCTTGCCAGAGTGCAAGATCCTCGTGAAACCCCCCATCTCCGAATTCGGCCCATCCTTGAACTTCTTGAACCAGTAATACATGATTCTACACTGCCAGGTGTTGTAGACCGAGTCAGAAGCAGTGACTGCGGTGTGGAACAGCCTCTTCTTCTTGGCCGCCCTCTCCACCGGCATTTTGATGACCGGGTCCTTGGAATTGGGGAGATTTTTCCTGAATCCCAAACTTGAAGAAGAGGGGTTTGAAGGGCTTGGGAAATCGTGGTTGAGAGAGGCATTGACTGAGATGAGGATGTTGTAGGTGATTAGTGCTGTTGAGAAGACTATCACCACAGTGAAGAACAGATTGGCACAACCCATTTCTACTTCTTCTCTCTAGTttcttccttcctttctcaGTTTCTCACATAAGgtgcagtatatatatacatctgtATTACTGTATATGTAGAAATTGAGGAGAAAGAGAAGATGAGAAGAAGGGAAGACTAATGAGGTAGCA from Ipomoea triloba cultivar NCNSP0323 chromosome 6, ASM357664v1 includes:
- the LOC116021569 gene encoding hydroxyproline O-arabinosyltransferase 1-like yields the protein MGCANLFFTVVIVFSTALITYNILISVNASLNHDFPSPSNPSSSSLGFRKNLPNSKDPVIKMPVERAAKKKRLFHTAVTASDSVYNTWQCRIMYYWFKKFKDGPNSEMGGFTRILHSGKPDRFMDEIPTFVAQPLPSGMDQGYIVLNRPWAFVQWLQQANIEEEYVLMAEPDHVIVKPIPNLSKNGLGAAFPFFYIEPKKFETVLRKFFPEEKGPITDIDPIGNSPVIVEKELLKKIAPTWMNVSLAMKKDPEADKAFGWVLEMYAYAVSSALHNVGNILYKEFMIQPPFDTEIGKSYIIHYTYGCDYDMKGKSTYGKIGEWRFDKRSYGNIWPPRNLTMPPPGVPESVVTLVKMVNEATANIPNWGS